A DNA window from Vigna angularis cultivar LongXiaoDou No.4 chromosome 1, ASM1680809v1, whole genome shotgun sequence contains the following coding sequences:
- the LOC108347553 gene encoding uncharacterized protein LOC108347553 isoform X2 — translation MEAFRERERECECEGAKMEKMIAVGMVWGATNAIMRRGALLWDEALKSSAKPHPQSSMGQKMRISLGNWFKLLSIWQYSIPFLINLSASATFFAILSDAPLSLAVPVTNATTFAATAIFGIFLGERTHLLRAFFVTAGNTNQMFRIVV, via the exons ATGGAGGCTTtcagagagagggagagagagtgCGAGTGTGAGGGAGCGAAGATGGAGAAGATGATCGCAGTGGGTATGGTGTGGGGCGCCACCAACGCTATCATGCGCCGCGGTGCGCTTCTCTGGGACGAGGCTCTGAAATCCTCTGCAAAGCCACATCCGCAGTCATCCATGGGCCAGAAAATGCGCATCTCCCTCGGGAACTGGTTCAAGCTTCTCTCCATCTGGCAATACTCAATTCCCTTCCTCATCAACCTCTCAGCCTCCGCCACTTTCTTCGCCATCCTCTCCGACGCCCCGCTCTCCCTCGCCGTCCCTGTCACCAACGCCACCACCTTCGCCGCCACCGCCATCTTCGGCATATTTCTCGGGGAACGCACGCACCTCCTCCGCGCTTTCTTCG TGACTGCAGGGAATACGAATCAGATGTTTAGAATTGTGGTTTAA
- the LOC108347553 gene encoding uncharacterized protein LOC108347553 isoform X3, with protein sequence MEAFRERERECECEGAKMEKMIAVGMVWGATNAIMRRGALLWDEALKSSAKPHPQSSMGQKMRISLGNWFKLLSIWQYSIPFLINLSASATFFAILSDAPLSLAVPVTNATTFAATAIFGIFLGERTHLLRAFFGNTNQMFRIVV encoded by the exons ATGGAGGCTTtcagagagagggagagagagtgCGAGTGTGAGGGAGCGAAGATGGAGAAGATGATCGCAGTGGGTATGGTGTGGGGCGCCACCAACGCTATCATGCGCCGCGGTGCGCTTCTCTGGGACGAGGCTCTGAAATCCTCTGCAAAGCCACATCCGCAGTCATCCATGGGCCAGAAAATGCGCATCTCCCTCGGGAACTGGTTCAAGCTTCTCTCCATCTGGCAATACTCAATTCCCTTCCTCATCAACCTCTCAGCCTCCGCCACTTTCTTCGCCATCCTCTCCGACGCCCCGCTCTCCCTCGCCGTCCCTGTCACCAACGCCACCACCTTCGCCGCCACCGCCATCTTCGGCATATTTCTCGGGGAACGCACGCACCTCCTCCGCGCTTTCTTCG GGAATACGAATCAGATGTTTAGAATTGTGGTTTAA
- the LOC108346850 gene encoding auxin-responsive protein IAA27, with amino-acid sequence MSEPLEEVPSMKGGCEEGLNLRATELRLGLPGRESPEREGAFKAVVVSGSKRGFSDAIDGGSGNWNGGSEVGLGKDVVLFSPRGTVSAAKSLTLTATDCTKQPTVLGASVLKETVPHSPKPLHEKKPQISAPAAKAQVVGWPPIRSFRKNSMAQPQKNEDAEAEAKSECLYVKVSMEGAPYLRKVDLNSFGTYKELSLALEKMFSCFTISQCGSYGISSSREKLSESRLMDLLHGSEYVLTYEDKDGDWMLVGDVPWEMFTESCKRLRIMKSSEAIGLAPRAVEKCKSRN; translated from the exons ATGTCTGAGCCATTGGAAGAGGTTCCTTCAATGAAAGGAGGGTGCGAAGAAGGGTTGAACCTGAGGGCCACTGAGCTAAGGCTTGGGTTGCCAGGGCGTGAGTCACCTGAGAGGGAGGGCGCGTTTAAGGCTGTGGTGGTGTCTGGGTCCAAAAGGGGTTTCTCTGATGCCATTGATGGAGGTTCTGGAAACTGGAATGGTGGATCTGAAGTGGGTTTGGGAAAAGATGTTGTCTTGTTCTCTCCGAGGGGAACTGTTAGTGCTGCCAAGTCTCTCACCCTCACTGCAACAGACTGCACCAAACAGCCTACTGTTTTGGGTGCTTCTGTTCTCAAAGAAACTGTTCCACACTCTCCAAAACCGCTGCATGAGAAGAAACCTCAGATTTCTGCTCCAGCTGCGaa GGCGCAAGTTGTGGGGTGGCCACCAATCCGTTCTTTCAGGAAGAACTCAATGGCTCAGCCTCAGAAGAATGAAGATGCTGAGGCAGAAGCCAAGTCTGAATGTCTTTATGTTAAAGTCAGCATGGAAGGTGCTCCATACTTGAGGAAAGTGGATCTTAATAGTTTTGGCACTTACAAGGAACTCTCTTTGGCACTCGAAAAGATGTTTAGTTGTTTTACAATCA GTCAATGTGGCTCTTATGGGATTTCTTCTAGTCGagaaaaattaagtgaaagtAGATTGATGGATCTTCTTCATGGTTCAGAATATGTTCTTACATATGAAGACAAGGATGGAGATTGGATGCTAGTTGGTGATGTTCCCTGGGA GATGTTCACTGAATCTTGCAAGAGGCTGAGGATAATGAAGAGTTCTGAAGCAATTGGGCTAG CACCTAGGGCGGTGGAAAAGTGCAAAAGTCGCAACTAA
- the LOC108347438 gene encoding casein kinase 1-like protein 3 gives MERIVGRKYKLGRKIGSGSFGEIYLATHIDTFEIVAVKIENRKTKHPQLLYEAKLYNILQGGSGIPNIKWSGIDGEENVLVLDLLGPSLEDLFVYCGRKFSLKTVLMLADQMITRIEYVHSKGFLHRDIKPDNFLMGLGRKANQVYIIDFGLAKRYRESGTNRHIPYRENKNLTGTARYASCNTHLGIEQSRRDDLESLGYVLLYYLRGSLPWQGLKAATKKQKYDKICQKKVSTPIEVLCKTHPVEFASYFHYCHSLTFDQRPDYGFLKRLFRDLFAREGYEFDYVFDWTILKYQQSQKSAVLPPLSPVPGASNSRAIPMNIDHHQGHVMERNRAGDAAGSGVKIQFKSPGGKNVSYENPLDKNIYGEANIPAASYSPASTSIRNSLKLSLSAEASNPGHGQGSKIGPSSSWMSSLQHTSSAK, from the exons ATGGAACGCATCGTTGGCCGCAAGTACAAGCTCGGCCGCAAGATCGGAAGTGGATCCTTCGGCGAAATCTACCTCG CGACGCATATTGACACCTTCGAGATCGTCGCCGTCAAGATC GAGAATAGAAAAACGAAGCATCCGCAACTTCTTTACGAGGCAAAGCTCTACAATATTCTTCAAGGAGGAA GTGGAATTCCGAACATAAAATGGTCTGGCATAGACGGGGAGGAAAATGTGCTTGTTCTTGACTTGCTTGGGCCGAGTCTTGAAGATCTTTTTGTGTATTGTGGAAGGAAGTTTTCATTGAAGACAGTGTTAATGTTGGCTGATCAAATG ATCACTAGGATAGAATATGTGCATTCTAAAGGATTTCTGCATAGGGATATTAAACCCGATAACTTTCTCATGGGACTTGGTCGGAAGGCCAACCAG GTTTACATAATTGATTTTGGGCTTGCAAAACGATACCGGGAATCGGGTACCAATCGCCACATCCCTTACAG GGAGAACAAAAACTTAACCGGCACAGCCCGATATGCAAGTTGTAATACTCATCTTGGGATTG AGCAAAGTCGGCGGGATGATTTGGAATCTCTAGGATATGTACTTTTGTATTACCTCAGAGGAAG CCTTCCTTGGCAAGGTCTAAAGGCTGCTACGAAGAAACAAAAGTATGATAAAATATGTCAGAAGAAAGTTTCAACTCCTATTGAG GTACTTTGCAAAACTCATCCCGTAGAGTTTGCTTCGTACTTCCATTACTGCCACTCTTTGACATTTGATCAGCGACCTGATTATGGATTCTTAAAGCGCCTATTTCGGGACCTATTTGCTCGAGAAG GCTATGAATTTGATTACGTTTTTGATTGGACCATTTTAAAGTATCAGCAATCTCAAAAGAGTGCAGTGCTCCCTCCACTATCT CCAGTTCCAGGAGCAAGTAACAGTCGAGCAATTCCAATGAATATTGACCACCATCAAG GGCATGTTATGGAGCGGAACAGAGCAGGCGATGCTGCCGGTTCTGGTGTTAAAATCCAGTTTAAATCACCAGGGGGTAAAAATGTGAGCTATGAGAATCCACTTGACAAAAAT ATTTATGGAGAAGCAAATATACCCGCTGCTTCATACTCTCCTGCTAGTACTTCTATAAGGAACTCCTTGAAGCTATCTTTGTCTGCTGAAGCTTCCAACCCTGGACACGGGCAAGGCAGTAAAATTGGCCCTTCAAGTAGCTGGATGTCATCTCTGCAGCACACGTCTTCTGCTAAATGA
- the LOC108347553 gene encoding uncharacterized protein LOC108347553 isoform X4: MEAFRERERECECEGAKMEKMIAVGMVWGATNAIMRRGALLWDEALKSSAKPHPQSSMGQKMRISLGNWFKLLSIWQYSIPFLINLSASATFFAILSDAPLSLAVPVTNATTFAATAIFGIFLGERTHLLRAFFASCI, encoded by the exons ATGGAGGCTTtcagagagagggagagagagtgCGAGTGTGAGGGAGCGAAGATGGAGAAGATGATCGCAGTGGGTATGGTGTGGGGCGCCACCAACGCTATCATGCGCCGCGGTGCGCTTCTCTGGGACGAGGCTCTGAAATCCTCTGCAAAGCCACATCCGCAGTCATCCATGGGCCAGAAAATGCGCATCTCCCTCGGGAACTGGTTCAAGCTTCTCTCCATCTGGCAATACTCAATTCCCTTCCTCATCAACCTCTCAGCCTCCGCCACTTTCTTCGCCATCCTCTCCGACGCCCCGCTCTCCCTCGCCGTCCCTGTCACCAACGCCACCACCTTCGCCGCCACCGCCATCTTCGGCATATTTCTCGGGGAACGCACGCACCTCCTCCGCGCTTTCTTCG CTTCTTGTATCTAG
- the LOC108347553 gene encoding uncharacterized protein LOC108347553 isoform X1 yields MEAFRERERECECEGAKMEKMIAVGMVWGATNAIMRRGALLWDEALKSSAKPHPQSSMGQKMRISLGNWFKLLSIWQYSIPFLINLSASATFFAILSDAPLSLAVPVTNATTFAATAIFGIFLGERTHLLRAFFGTALIVLGLCFCINS; encoded by the coding sequence ATGGAGGCTTtcagagagagggagagagagtgCGAGTGTGAGGGAGCGAAGATGGAGAAGATGATCGCAGTGGGTATGGTGTGGGGCGCCACCAACGCTATCATGCGCCGCGGTGCGCTTCTCTGGGACGAGGCTCTGAAATCCTCTGCAAAGCCACATCCGCAGTCATCCATGGGCCAGAAAATGCGCATCTCCCTCGGGAACTGGTTCAAGCTTCTCTCCATCTGGCAATACTCAATTCCCTTCCTCATCAACCTCTCAGCCTCCGCCACTTTCTTCGCCATCCTCTCCGACGCCCCGCTCTCCCTCGCCGTCCCTGTCACCAACGCCACCACCTTCGCCGCCACCGCCATCTTCGGCATATTTCTCGGGGAACGCACGCACCTCCTCCGCGCTTTCTTCGGTACCGCTCTTATTGTCCTCGGTCTCTGCTTCTGCATCAACTCTTAG
- the LOC108346563 gene encoding putative F-box/FBD/LRR-repeat protein At1g78760: protein MAREKIQKISRKRGREEEKDRLSDLPDAVLQNIMDFMNTRDVVRTCVLSKRWKNLWKHVTTLSFSSLGKVRFYNKFVPQFLANRDASTSLIDLNIEVYGFNAPKLLTGIARYAAQHNAQHLNITTQYNFRDIPTSFLPLMFSCHSLTSLVLGTCVGDPPTKLPKSLLLPTLKTLHLSNVRFDAIDRHCVEPFSACSVLNTLTMEGYSFCNDADTFCITNSSLSILKISNSFVYNIYPRNYKHKIILSTSNLASITIGDNIIFSDDQLTSTCDLPFLEEVNVKILSLPMNYSVVAGWLQVLSHVKRLTLSFRSLHELQNLDTMEIQSPCFDRLESLKTVIVTPPLRVLDEEVDEEVNIMVRHLLQTRQAPQFLSVMNSRKLELHC, encoded by the exons ATGGCGAGGGAGAAGATACAGAAGATCAGcagaaaaagaggaagagaagaggaGAAAGACAGACTGAGTGACTTGCCTGATGCTGTTCTGCAAAACATCATGGATTTCATGAACACAAGAGACGTCGTTCGAACCTGTGTCTTGTCTAAACGATGGAAGAACCTCTGGAAACATGTCACCACTCTATCTTTCTCTTCCTTGGGAAAGGTTCGCTTTTACAACAAGTTTGTACCTCAATTTCTGGCAAATCGAGATGCTTCTACCTCCCTGATCGATCTCAACATTGAGGTTTACGGTTTCAATGCGCCAAAACTCCTCACGGGGATAGCAAGATATGCTGCACAGCACAATGCCCAGCACTTGAACATCACCACACAGTACAATTTCAGAGACATCCCcacttcttttcttcctttgatGTTTTCCTGTCACTCTTTGACATCTCTTGTTCTTGGCACCTGTGTCGGTGATCCTCCCACGAAACTTCCAAAATCCCTGCTTTTACCAACCCTAAAAACCTTGCATCTCTCTAATGTTAGATTTGACGCCATTGATCGTCACTGCGTTGAACCTTTTTCAGCCTGTAGCGTGTTGAATACTTTGACCATGGAAGGCTACTCCTTTTGCAATGATGCAGACACCTTCTGCATAACTAATTCTAGCCTTTCCATTTTGAAGATCAGTAATTCGTTTGTGTACAACATCTACCCGCGCAACTATAAACACAAAATTATACTTTCTACTTCAAATCTTGCTTCGATCACAATCGGGGATAACATCATCTTCAGTGATGACCAACTCACCTCTACGTGTGATCTTCCTTTTCTTGAAGAAGTTAACGTTAAGATTCTTTCTCTTCCCATGAATTATTCAGTTGTAGCAGGGTGGTTGCAAGTGCTCTCCCATGTAAAAAGATTGACACTCTCCTTTCGGAGCCTTCAT GAACTACAAAATCTTGATACGATGGAAATTCAATCTCCATGCTTTGATCGATTGGAGTCGTTGAAGACAGTAATAGTGACTCCTCCGCTTAGAGTATTGGacgaagaagtggacgaagaagtGAACATAATGGTACGACACTTGCTTCAGACTCGACAAGCACCACAATTTCTGTCTGTCATGAATTCCAGAAAGTTGGAACTGCACTGCTGA
- the LOC108346562 gene encoding aldehyde oxidase GLOX1, with product MINHLKVLFIFSILFLVVAEARIKRKHKHNIHVHHLRHAPLLRDYQDQKLLFAEDPFYSESPPPPPELPSFSEPPPIPFFPPFPFPQPAQETNKALFLVNSIGNWELISENAGVSAMHINLLPTNKIIVFDAKVFRTSRIRLPQGEPCVPYRDAGSTEDKFDCFAHAVEYDIETNQVRAIQVTQGDPWCSSGGVRSDGTFVSTGGFDTGGKSIRYMGPNCDGCEWREYDNVLATDRWYSTQQMLPNGDFILIGGRRSFSYEFVPAEGQRSEKPFYFPFLAETSDIDENNLYPFVHLSTDGNLFIFSNNRSVLLDPISHKIVRTFPVLLGGSRNYPASGMSALLPINLDDPNPKAEVMVCGGNVPDAFHVVETTKVFLPALQDCNRLVITEEFPEWESELMPSGRTMGDLLVLPNGELLLINGATRGTSAWWDADMPNYTPVLYKPEEPKGLRFTVLKPSTIARMYHSTSTVLPSGKIWVSGSNTHNTYKDVDIFPTETRVEAFSPPYLDPNFDMFRPQILEDASQKELTYGTLFEVSFSMEDGAGLSQNDIKVSMYSPPFTTHGFSMGQRLLFLKIYELITETEGSYRVRVEAPPSNVVAPPGYYLLFVVHRGLPGKAIWVNIQ from the exons ATGATAAACCATCTCAaggttctttttattttctctatcttGTTCCTTGTTGTGGCTGAAGCCAGAATCAAAAGAAAGCACAAACACAATATCCATGTTCATCATCTTCGCCATGCACCGCTCCTTCGCGACTACCAAGaccaaaaattattatttgctGAAGATCCCTTCTATTCTGAAtcaccaccacctcctccaGAGTTACCATCTTTTTCTGAGCCCCCACCTATTCCCTTCTTCCCACCCTTTCCTTTCCCTCAACCTGCTCAAGAAACTAATAAGGCTCTTTTTCTAGTAAATTCCATTGGAAATTGGGAGTTGATTTCGGAAAATGCAGGTGTTTCGGCCATGCACATCAACTTGTTACCCACAAACAAGATCATCGTCTTTGATGCCAAAGTTTTTCGCACCTCTAGGATTAGATTGCCTCAAGGCGAGCCATGCGTTCCGTACAGAGATGCGGGCTCTACAGAAGACAAATTCGATTGTTTTGCTCATGCAGTCGAATACGACATCGAGACAAACCAAGTTAGGGCAATACAG GTAACACAGGGAGATCCATGGTGCTCCAGTGGAGGGGTTAGATCTGATGGTACCTTCGTGAGTACTGGTGGTTTTGACACCGGAGGTAAAAGCATTAGATACATGGGTCCTAACTGTGATGGTTGTGAATGGAGGGAATATGACAACGTTCTAGCAACAGATAGATG GTATTCAACTCAACAAATGCTTCCAAACGGAGACTTCATTTTGATAGGAGGGCGCAGATCATTTAGCTATGAGTTCGTTCCAGCAGAAGGCCAAAGGAGTGAGAAACCCTTTTATTTCCCCTTTTTAGCAGAAACCTCGGACATTGACGAAAACAATCTCTACCCTTTCGTCCATCTTTCCACCGACGGTaacctcttcatcttctccaacaacCGCTCCGTTCTTCTCGACCCCATCTCCCACAAAATCGTTCGCACCTTCCCCGTCTTACTCGGTGGCAGCCGCAACTACCCCGCCTCTGGCATGTCCGCCCTCCTCCCCATTAACCTCGACGACCCAAACCCCAAGGCCGAGGTCATGGTTTGTGGCGGCAACGTTCCCGACGCCTTCCACGTTGTTGAGACAACCAAAGTCTTTCTTCCAGCTCTTCAAGACTGTAATAG GTTGGTGATTACGGAGGAATTTCCTGAGTGGGAGAGCGAGTTGATGCCTTCAGGGAGAACCATGGGAGACCTGTTGGTGCTCCCCAATGGGGAACTGCTGCTGATCAATGGTGCAACAAGAGGTACGTCTGCATGGTGGGATGCTGACATGCCTAACTACACACCCGTGTTGTATAAACCGGAGGAGCCTAAAGGGTTAAGGTTTACGGTGCTTAAGCCAAGCACCATTGCGAGAATGTACCATTCTACTTCCACGGTGCTTCCCAGTGGCAAGATTTGGGTTTCTGGAAGCAACACCCACAATACGTAcaaggatgttgacatcttcCCAACTGAGACTAGAGTCGAGGCTTTCTCTCCTCCTTACTTGGATCCCAATTTTGACATGTTTAGGCCACAGATTCTGGAGGATGCTTCTCAGAAAGAGCTGACATATGGTACTCTCTTTGAGGTTAGTTTCTCAATGGAAGATGGAGCTGGGTTGAGTCAGAACGATATTAAGGTGTCCATGTATTCCCCACCCTTCACCACTCATGGATTCTCTATGGGACAAAGGCTCTTGTTTCTTAAGATTTACGAGTTGATCACAGAAACCGAAGGGTCTTACAGGGTCAGAGTGGAGGCTCCTCCATCCAATGTGGTTGCTCCTCCTGGCTACTACTTGTTATTTGTTGTTCACCGTGGCTTGCCTGGCAAGGCAATCTGGGTCAACATACAATAG
- the LOC108347554 gene encoding probable xyloglucan endotransglucosylase/hydrolase protein 26 has product MLVALLTLAFLPNIIQVDANFSKSMHLTWGVQHASILGEDLHLVLDKTSGSAAQSKRSFLFGSIEMQIKLVPGNSAGTVTAYYLSSAGSQHDEIDFEFLGNSTGQPYTVHTNLYTQGKGSREQQFYLWFDPTANFHNYTIHWNPTEIVWYVDDVPIRVFRNHEQEGITYPNKQGMRVYTSLWNADNWATRGGLVKTDWNHAPFTARFHHFRARACKWGGAKSIHQCAYNTPANWWTSARYKKLTHTQLEQLNWIRNNYMIYDYCTDTKRFNGQMPPECFKPQF; this is encoded by the exons ATGCTAGTAGCTTTGTTAACCTTAGCATTCCTTCCCAACATTATCCAAGTGGATGCCAACTTTTCCAAGAGCATGCACCTCACTTGGGGAGTCCAACATGCATCAATTCTGGGTGAAGACCTTCATCTTGTGTTGGATAAAACCTCAG GGTCAGCTGCTCAATCGAAGAGATCATTCTTATTTGGAAGCATTGAAATGCAAATCAAGCTTGTACCTGGTAATTCTGCCGGAACAGTCACAGCATACTAT TTATCTTCTGCAGGAAGCCAGCATGATGAGATCGACTTTGAGTTCTTGGGCAACAGTACAGGACAACCATACACTGTCCATACTAACTTGTACACACAAGGAAAAGGAAGCAGAGAGCAACAGTTTTACCTCTGGTTTGACCCAACTGCTAATTTTCACAATTACACCATTCACTGGAATCCCACAGAAATTGT CTGGTATGTTGATGATGTGCCAATTCGTGTTTTCCGCAACCATGAACAAGAGGGTATCACTTACCCAAACAAACAAGGAATGAGGGTTTACACCAGCCTATGGAATGCAGACAACTGGGCAACCAGAGGCGGCCTAGTAAAGACGGACTGGAATCACGCACCATTCACGGCCAGATTCCACCATTTCAGAGCAAGGGCTTGCAAGTGGGGTGGAGCAAAGAGCATCCATCAATGTGCCTATAATACCCCTGCAAATTGGTGGACTTCCGCTAGATACAAGAAGCTGACCCACACCCAGTTGGAACAGCTGAATTGGATCAGAAACAATTACATGATCTATGACTACTGCACAGACACCAAAAGATTCAACGGACAGATGCCTCCAGAATGCTTTAAACCACAATTCTAA
- the LOC108346354 gene encoding probable RNA methyltransferase At5g51130 isoform X2: METQKQSSKKRKQVFPFGNYRSYYGYRIDQGTDEDPRLKVLRKEWFEGKECLDIGCNNGIITIQIAQKFCCRSILGIDIDSDRVQDAYWNLRKSARLSSSGNKPVKASKLQDKDHADDSGNRVTALSRVDTKEISEKHSSPEQIDLFTIVSFKRENFVQSRHPPGKNYDTILCLSVTKWIHLNWGDDGLITLFSEIWKLLRPGGIFVVEPQPWKSYESNRSVSETTAANYRNITIRPEQFQEILLDKILMAGV; the protein is encoded by the exons ATGGAAACCCAAAAGCAGAGCAGTAAAAAGCGGAAACAAGTTTTCCCATTCGGAAACTACAGGAGTTACTATGGATATCGA ATTGATCAAGGCACGGATGAAGATCCTCGATTGAAAGTGTTAAGAAAGGAATGGTTTGAAGGGAAGGAGTGTCTTGATATTGGCTGCAACAACGGGATAATCACTATACAGATTG CACAGAAGTTTTGCTGCCGGAGCATTCTTGGAATTGACATTGATTCTG ATCGAGTTCAGGATGCATATTGGAATCTCAGAAAATCTGCTAGATTGAGCTCTTCTGGGAATAAACCTGTGAAAGCCTCCAAACTTCAGGACAAGGATCATGCTGATGATTCAGGCAACAGAGTCACTGCATTGTCTAGAGTTGATACGAAGGAGATTTCAGAGAAACATTCTTCTCCAGAGCAAATTGATCTGTTTACTATAGTTTCATTTAAACGAGAAAATTTTGTTCAGAGTCGACATCCACCAGGAAAGAACTATGATACAATCCTTTG TTTGAGTGTAACAAAGTGGATACATCTAAATTGGGGAGATGACGgcttaattactttattttcagAGATTTGGAAACTGCTCCGACCT GGTGGCATTTTTGTGGTGGAACCTCAACCATGGAAGTCATACGAAAGCAATCGTAGTGTCTCAGAG ACCACTGCTGCCAACTACCGTAATATTACAATTCGTCCAGAACAATTTCAGGAAATATTACTAGATAAG ATTCTAATGGCTGGTGTTTAA
- the LOC108346354 gene encoding probable RNA methyltransferase At5g51130 isoform X1, which yields METQKQSSKKRKQVFPFGNYRSYYGYRIDQGTDEDPRLKVLRKEWFEGKECLDIGCNNGIITIQIAQKFCCRSILGIDIDSDRVQDAYWNLRKSARLSSSGNKPVKASKLQDKDHADDSGNRVTALSRVDTKEISEKHSSPEQIDLFTIVSFKRENFVQSRHPPGKNYDTILCLSVTKWIHLNWGDDGLITLFSEIWKLLRPGGIFVVEPQPWKSYESNRSVSETTAANYRNITIRPEQFQEILLDKIGFRTVEDITSGLTLSKTGFNRPILVFRK from the exons ATGGAAACCCAAAAGCAGAGCAGTAAAAAGCGGAAACAAGTTTTCCCATTCGGAAACTACAGGAGTTACTATGGATATCGA ATTGATCAAGGCACGGATGAAGATCCTCGATTGAAAGTGTTAAGAAAGGAATGGTTTGAAGGGAAGGAGTGTCTTGATATTGGCTGCAACAACGGGATAATCACTATACAGATTG CACAGAAGTTTTGCTGCCGGAGCATTCTTGGAATTGACATTGATTCTG ATCGAGTTCAGGATGCATATTGGAATCTCAGAAAATCTGCTAGATTGAGCTCTTCTGGGAATAAACCTGTGAAAGCCTCCAAACTTCAGGACAAGGATCATGCTGATGATTCAGGCAACAGAGTCACTGCATTGTCTAGAGTTGATACGAAGGAGATTTCAGAGAAACATTCTTCTCCAGAGCAAATTGATCTGTTTACTATAGTTTCATTTAAACGAGAAAATTTTGTTCAGAGTCGACATCCACCAGGAAAGAACTATGATACAATCCTTTG TTTGAGTGTAACAAAGTGGATACATCTAAATTGGGGAGATGACGgcttaattactttattttcagAGATTTGGAAACTGCTCCGACCT GGTGGCATTTTTGTGGTGGAACCTCAACCATGGAAGTCATACGAAAGCAATCGTAGTGTCTCAGAG ACCACTGCTGCCAACTACCGTAATATTACAATTCGTCCAGAACAATTTCAGGAAATATTACTAGATAAG ATTGGATTTCGAACAGTAGAAGACATCACTTCCGGTTTGACACTTAGCAAGACTGGTTTCAATAGACCAATTTTGGTTTTCCGCAAATGA